In Methanosarcina siciliae T4/M, one genomic interval encodes:
- a CDS encoding ABC transporter ATP-binding protein: protein MENILIDFKNVWKTYHMGEIRVNALKNVSVKLGKGEFAAIIGPSGSGKSTMMNLVGCLDIPSQGKIFLKGRDIARLQESDLAALRGRTIGFVFQQYNLIPGMTALENVLLPLEIQEITDNVAEKKAKELLDLVGLSDKMQNKPTQLSGGQQQRVSIARALACDPEIILADEPTGALDSITGNEVISILYRLWKEKGKTVVIVTHDMQLAGYASRHIQLKDGEMIRDYPNEEQVSPET, encoded by the coding sequence ATGGAAAATATACTTATTGATTTTAAGAATGTCTGGAAAACCTATCATATGGGAGAAATTCGGGTCAATGCTTTGAAAAATGTAAGCGTGAAACTTGGAAAGGGAGAATTTGCCGCAATAATCGGCCCATCGGGAAGTGGTAAGTCCACGATGATGAACCTTGTGGGCTGTCTGGATATCCCTTCACAGGGGAAAATATTTCTTAAAGGCCGGGATATAGCCCGTCTTCAGGAATCGGATCTGGCAGCCCTCAGAGGCAGAACTATCGGTTTCGTATTCCAGCAGTACAACCTGATCCCTGGAATGACGGCTCTGGAGAACGTGCTCCTGCCCCTGGAGATCCAGGAGATTACGGATAATGTTGCGGAGAAGAAGGCAAAGGAACTGCTTGACCTTGTAGGGCTTTCCGATAAGATGCAGAACAAACCCACCCAGCTTTCAGGAGGGCAGCAACAGAGAGTTTCTATTGCAAGAGCCCTGGCCTGTGACCCTGAGATCATCCTCGCTGATGAACCGACCGGAGCTCTTGACAGCATTACCGGAAATGAAGTGATCTCAATTCTTTACAGGCTCTGGAAAGAGAAAGGTAAAACAGTAGTTATAGTCACCCATGACATGCAGCTTGCAGGATATGCCAGCCGGCACATCCAGCTCAAGGATGGAGAAATGATAAGGGATTATCCGAACGAAGAACAGGTCAGTCCTGAAACCTGA